One region of Takifugu flavidus isolate HTHZ2018 chromosome 14, ASM371156v2, whole genome shotgun sequence genomic DNA includes:
- the ccni2 gene encoding cyclin-I, with protein MKNPGATERRRLVVLLEAALLREARLWKAPVFKNGSIQGTDISTAQHREMILWLGEMSRLFHFCPETSALGVCVLNRLLSTVKAQPKYLRCIAFTSLVLAAKINEDDEVIGSIKDLVMQSGCSFSTAEILRMERIILDKLHWDLYAATPVDFIHIVSIGISRKTSTKAHDKHARITLPWR; from the exons ATGAAGAACCCAGGAGCTACGGAGCGGCGCCGACTGGTCGTCCTGCTGGAGGCGGCCCTGCTGAGGGAGGCCCGCCTCTGGAAGGCGCCCGTCTTCAAGAACGGATCCATCCAG ggcacAGACATCTCTACGGCGCAGCACCGAGAAATGATCCTTTGGCTCGGAGAGATGAGCCGGCTGTTCCACTTCTGTCCAGAGACCTCTGCACTGGGAGTCTGCGTCCTGAACCGCCTGCTGTCCACTGTCAAG GCTCAGCCAAAGTACCTGAGATGCATCGCGTTCACCTCCCTCGTCCTCGCCGCCAAAATCAACGAGGACGATGAG GTAATAGGCTCCATTAAAGACCTAGTTATGCAGAGCGGGTGCAGCTTCTCGACAGCAGAGATTCTTCGCATGGAGAGGATCATCCTGGACAAGCTCCACTGGGACTTGTACGCCGCCACGCCGGTCGATTTCATTCACATCGTAAGTATCGGAATCAGCAGAAAGACAAGTACGAAAGCACACGACAAGCATGCTCGCATcacgttgccatggcgatga